A genome region from Calliopsis andreniformis isolate RMS-2024a chromosome 2, iyCalAndr_principal, whole genome shotgun sequence includes the following:
- the Rab23 gene encoding RAS oncogene family member Rab23: protein MREEELEISLKVVIVGNGAVGKSSMIQRFCKGTYTRDYKKTIGVDFLEREIEVDGEDVRLMLWDTAGQEEFDAITAAYYRGAHACVLAYSATDRDSFDAIPSWKLKVENECGEIPTVLVQNKMDLVDQCVIDPDEAERLGRALGCKLLRTSVKEDVGVMGVFRHLASRCLHEMRRCDDDYQDDLRLYSTGPRSPSVISAFSPNGSTCGRSTGNGTIVLRPGTKAKNHKKRNFVKNACRLL from the exons ATGCGGGAGGAAGAACTCGAGATATCACTCAAG GTGGTGATAGTGGGTAACGGTGCCGTGGGGAAGTCCTCGATGATTCAAAGGTTTTGCAAGGGCACTTACACGAGAGATTACAAGAAAACCATCGGCGTCGATTTTTTGGAACGAGAGATTGA GGTCGACGGCGAGGACGTGAGACTGATGCTGTGGGATACCGCGGGCCAGGAGGAATTCGACGCAATCACCGCAGCTTATTATCGTGGCGCCCATGCTTGCGTTCTCGCTTATTCAGCCACTGACAGGGATTCCTTCGACGCCATTCCTTCGTGGAAGCTGAAG GTGGAGAACGAATGCGGTGAGATTCCCACGGTTCTCGTGCAGAACAAGATGGACCTGGTTGATCAGTGCGTCATTGATCC GGACGAGGCCGAGAGGCTCGGCCGCGCGCTAGGCTGCAAGCTGCTGCGAACGTCCGTGAAAGAAGACGTCGGTGTCATGGGCGTCTTCCGGCACCTGGCGTCGCGATGTCTCCACGAGATGCGACGTTGCGACGACGATTATCAGGATGACCTAAGATTATACTCCACGGGGCCTAGATCGCCCTCCGTAATCA GTGCATTTAGTCCAAATGGTTCCACGTGCGGTCGGAGCACAGGGAATGGTACCATAGTGTTACGGCCAGGTACCAAGGCGAAGAATCACAAAAAACGAAATTTCGTAAAGAATGCTTGCAGATTACTTTAG
- the LOC143186594 gene encoding BAG family molecular chaperone regulator 2, translated as MDSPLPHIMESADCDGTGKPKDRLVSLLDQIEVHVEQLRKDAWRLEEERDTLLTTLDTLRNNEIVSALEETDRDDVLRYAERLSTRCLTVDVLVKIQRDHIQQEALHQVNGLIDGLVIGLRDDPSGTRQRCASFMNACTSQGMGHSDKNFETAILGCTMDDQKRIKKRLQGLLDYIDKMHTIQLL; from the exons ATGGATAGCCCGTTGCCGCATATTATGGAAAGCGCGGATTGTGATGGTACAGGAAAACCGAAAGACAGGTTAGTCAGTCTTCTCGATCAAATCGAAGTGCACGTAGAACAATTAAGAAAAGATGCTTGGAGACTCGAAGAAGAAAGAGATACTCTTCTAACCACCTTAGACACTTTAAGAAACAACGAAATCGTGAGTGCATTAGAAGAAA CTGACAGAGATGATGTATTGAGGTATGCAGAAAGATTATCTACACGATGTTTAACAGTTGATGTCTTAGTCAAAATTCAGCGTGATCATATACAACAGGAAGCATTGCACCAG GTAAATGGTTTGATAGATGGATTAGTTATCGGTCTCCGTGATGATCCATCTGGAACTAGGCAACGTTGTGCATCTTTTATGAATGCATGTACTTCCCAAGGTATGGGACACTCTGATAAAAACTTTGAAACTGCTATCCTTGGATGTACTATGGATGACCAAAAACGGATAAAGAAGAGGCTGCAGGGACTGTTGGATTATATTGATAAGATGCATACGATTCAATTACTGTGA